In Arsenicicoccus dermatophilus, a genomic segment contains:
- a CDS encoding TerC/Alx family metal homeostasis membrane protein, with amino-acid sequence MSPALSFPSTPAAADPLDNLGTIGTPTLWALTIGGILALLAVDFLVTRRPHAVGMREALGWSAFYIAIPVAFGAWVWGRHGSELGVEYYTGYLVEKTLSIDNLFIFMLLLTGFAVPKALQQRVLLVGIAGALVLRGILVALGATLIATFSAAFLVFGLILAVTAVKVLRDALADDHQVSTDDQPIVRLVRRFLPVTSDYRGSAMTVQENGRRAVTPLLLVVLAMLGTDVIFAIDSVPAVYGITGDPYLVFATNAFALLGLRALYFVLEGALSRLVHLSYGLATILFFIATKLILHWAHGVWAWVPTVPTLASLGVIVAILATVTATSLWATRGSAGGADRADVTDRQPETAELCA; translated from the coding sequence ATGAGCCCCGCGCTCTCCTTCCCGTCCACCCCGGCCGCGGCCGACCCGCTCGACAACCTCGGCACCATCGGCACCCCCACCCTGTGGGCCCTCACCATCGGCGGGATCCTGGCCCTGCTGGCCGTGGACTTCCTGGTCACCCGCCGCCCCCACGCCGTGGGCATGCGTGAGGCGCTCGGCTGGTCCGCGTTCTACATCGCGATCCCGGTGGCCTTCGGCGCCTGGGTGTGGGGCCGCCACGGCAGCGAGCTGGGCGTCGAGTACTACACCGGCTACCTGGTGGAGAAGACGCTCTCGATCGACAACCTGTTCATCTTCATGCTGCTGCTGACCGGTTTCGCCGTGCCCAAGGCACTGCAGCAGCGGGTGCTGCTCGTCGGCATCGCCGGCGCGCTCGTGCTGCGCGGCATCCTGGTCGCGCTCGGGGCGACGCTGATCGCCACCTTCTCCGCGGCCTTCCTCGTCTTCGGCCTGATCCTGGCCGTCACCGCCGTCAAGGTGCTGCGCGACGCCCTGGCCGACGATCACCAGGTCAGCACGGACGACCAGCCGATCGTCCGCCTCGTCCGCCGCTTCCTCCCCGTCACCAGCGACTACCGCGGCAGCGCGATGACCGTGCAGGAGAACGGTCGTCGCGCCGTGACCCCGCTGCTGCTGGTCGTCCTCGCCATGCTCGGCACGGACGTGATCTTCGCGATCGACTCGGTGCCCGCCGTCTACGGCATCACCGGTGACCCCTACCTCGTCTTCGCCACGAATGCCTTCGCCCTGCTGGGCCTGCGCGCGCTGTACTTCGTCCTCGAGGGCGCGCTGTCCCGCCTGGTGCACCTGTCCTACGGCCTGGCGACGATCCTGTTCTTCATCGCGACCAAGCTGATCCTGCACTGGGCGCACGGCGTGTGGGCCTGGGTCCCCACCGTCCCGACGCTCGCCAGCCTGGGCGTGATCGTCGCGATCCTCGCCACGGTGACCGCCACGAGCCTGTGGGCGACTCGCGGCTCGGCGGGCGGAGCGGATCGGGCGGACGTGACCGACCGTCAGCCCGAGACGGCCGAGCTCTGCGCCTGA
- a CDS encoding fructosamine kinase family protein — MRLPTLPPALVAGIDVRSATPVSGGDIARAYRLETPDGPLFLKTRDRPGPDLFEREAAGLAILREHVPAALGVPRVLRADRTGLVLEWIDQGRPQRHTEAELGRSLAELHRTTHPTFGAIDEALAGFIGSQPVDLTPTADWREFFVERRIRPLTERAVRADRLDPAALPLVDRLAARADELCGPVEPPALLHGDLWGGNRLVDRTGRSWLVDPAASWGHREVDLAMMQLFGGFGMEVFTAYDEAFPLAEGWRDRVGWYQLPPLLVHAILFGGGYGRSALQTMRGYL, encoded by the coding sequence ATGCGCCTCCCCACCCTCCCGCCCGCCCTCGTCGCCGGGATCGACGTCCGCAGCGCCACCCCCGTGAGCGGCGGCGACATCGCCCGCGCCTACCGCCTGGAGACGCCGGACGGCCCCCTCTTCCTCAAGACCCGCGACCGACCCGGGCCGGACCTGTTCGAGCGGGAGGCCGCCGGCCTGGCGATCCTGCGCGAGCACGTGCCCGCCGCGCTGGGCGTGCCGCGGGTGCTGCGCGCCGACCGGACCGGCCTGGTGCTGGAGTGGATCGACCAGGGCCGCCCGCAGCGGCATACCGAGGCAGAGCTCGGTCGCTCGCTGGCCGAGCTGCACCGGACCACCCACCCGACCTTCGGCGCGATCGACGAGGCACTCGCTGGCTTCATCGGCTCCCAGCCGGTCGACCTGACGCCCACCGCGGACTGGCGAGAGTTCTTCGTGGAGCGGCGGATCCGGCCCCTGACCGAGCGCGCGGTGCGGGCCGACCGGCTCGACCCCGCGGCGCTGCCGCTCGTGGACCGGCTGGCTGCCCGGGCCGACGAGCTGTGCGGACCGGTCGAGCCGCCGGCGCTCCTGCACGGCGACCTGTGGGGCGGCAACCGGCTCGTGGACCGCACCGGCCGCTCGTGGCTGGTCGACCCCGCGGCGTCCTGGGGGCACCGCGAGGTCGACCTGGCGATGATGCAGCTCTTCGGCGGCTTCGGGATGGAGGTCTTCACGGCCTACGACGAGGCCTTCCCGCTCGCCGAGGGCTGGCGCGACCGGGTGGGGTGGTACCAGCTGCCGCCGCTGCTCGTGCACGCCATCCTCTTCGGCGGCGGTTACGGCCGCAGCGCCCTGCAGACCATGCGCGGCTACCTCTGA
- a CDS encoding metal-sensitive transcriptional regulator: MQLDPDDLDPVRKRLARAQGQLAAVVRMIEEGRDCRDVLTQLAACSKALDRAGFALISTGLQQCLTTENPDREADLAAMEKLFLSLA, translated from the coding sequence GTGCAGCTCGACCCCGACGACCTCGACCCCGTCCGCAAGCGCCTCGCCCGCGCCCAGGGCCAGCTCGCGGCGGTGGTCCGGATGATCGAGGAGGGCCGGGACTGCCGCGACGTCCTGACCCAGCTCGCCGCCTGCTCCAAGGCCCTGGACCGGGCCGGCTTCGCGCTGATCTCCACCGGCCTGCAGCAGTGCCTCACCACCGAGAACCCCGACCGCGAGGCGGATCTCGCGGCCATGGAGAAGCTCTTCCTGTCCCTGGCCTGA
- a CDS encoding sulfite exporter TauE/SafE family protein codes for MTPWLIPLAVLVGLLLGALGGGGAILTVPILTYLLHLAPAAATTGSLIVVGLSSLVGLLPRLRAGEVRVADGLTFGLLGTAGALVGSRLSTQVPGPILMTSFAALLLLVAALMWRRRSRGRTAGATPQPRGWPVRIAAATGVGLLTGFFGVGGGFVVVPTLTLVLGLPMTTAVATSLLVIALNAATSLAARAAGGLVVDWSVILPFALLAVVGTLLGAPLGRRVGQARLQSAFAVLLVLVAAGVAIGNVPQLF; via the coding sequence GTGACCCCATGGTTGATCCCCCTCGCCGTCCTCGTGGGCCTGCTGCTCGGCGCCCTGGGTGGCGGCGGTGCCATCCTCACCGTCCCGATCCTGACCTACCTGCTCCACCTGGCCCCCGCGGCGGCGACGACCGGCTCCCTGATCGTGGTCGGCCTGTCCTCGCTGGTCGGCCTCCTCCCGCGACTGCGGGCGGGCGAGGTGCGCGTCGCGGACGGCCTGACCTTCGGCCTGCTCGGCACGGCCGGCGCCCTGGTCGGGTCCCGCCTGTCGACGCAGGTGCCCGGCCCGATCCTGATGACCTCCTTCGCCGCGCTGCTGCTCCTCGTCGCGGCCCTCATGTGGCGCCGGCGATCTCGCGGCAGGACCGCCGGCGCCACGCCGCAGCCGCGCGGCTGGCCGGTCCGCATCGCCGCCGCGACCGGGGTGGGCCTGCTGACGGGCTTCTTCGGTGTCGGCGGCGGCTTCGTGGTGGTGCCCACGCTCACGCTGGTGCTGGGTCTGCCGATGACCACGGCGGTGGCGACCTCGCTGCTCGTCATCGCCCTCAACGCCGCCACGTCGCTGGCCGCTCGCGCCGCGGGGGGCCTGGTCGTGGACTGGTCGGTGATCCTGCCCTTCGCGCTGCTCGCGGTGGTCGGCACCCTGCTCGGCGCACCACTCGGCCGCCGGGTCGGCCAGGCCCGCCTGCAGAGCGCCTTCGCCGTGCTGCTCGTGCTGGTGGCCGCCGGGGTGGCGATCGGGAACGTGCCGCAGCTTTTCTGA
- a CDS encoding FAD-dependent oxidoreductase produces MNVVIIGGVAAGMSAAARLRRLDESARITVVERSGHVSFASCGLPYHVGGVIQERSALLLQTPDALRAKFDLDVRVGTEAVRIDREGRRVVIRHLESGQEEELPYDALVLAPGARPVRPPIPGIERALALRDVEDTDAMVAAARGARTAVVVGGGFIGLEVAENLLHRGLAVTLVEATAQVLAPLDPEMVAPVHRVLREAGIDLRLSTSVTAIGEDAVQLSTGDHVPADVVVAAIGVRPETTLAEAAGLELGERGGILVDDRLQTSDPAIYAAGDAVEKRDALDGSDVLVPLANTANLQGRRIADVIAGREVSDRPVLGTAVVGVLGLQVATVGWSEKRLRAAGHEPRIIHTHPLNHAGYYPGATALALKLLVDPETDAILGAQAVGREGADKRIDVIATAMRGGLTARELAELELSYAPQFGSAKDPVNMLGFVDENLATRLEVTVQWHEVAAAQEAGEVVLDVRTPEEFARGAIPGAVNIPVDELRSRADDVPEGDLIVHCAVGIRAHVAAQLLGQQGRRVRNLDGGYTTWAAATGA; encoded by the coding sequence ATGAACGTCGTGATCATCGGGGGCGTCGCCGCCGGCATGTCCGCCGCCGCCCGCCTGCGCCGCCTGGACGAGTCCGCCCGCATCACCGTGGTCGAGCGCAGCGGCCACGTGTCCTTCGCCAGCTGCGGGTTGCCCTACCACGTGGGCGGGGTCATCCAGGAGCGGTCGGCGCTGCTGCTCCAGACCCCCGACGCGCTGCGGGCGAAGTTCGACCTTGACGTGCGGGTGGGGACCGAGGCCGTCCGCATCGACCGGGAGGGTCGGCGGGTCGTCATACGGCACCTGGAGTCCGGCCAGGAGGAGGAGCTGCCGTACGACGCCCTCGTGCTGGCCCCGGGGGCCCGTCCGGTGCGGCCGCCGATCCCGGGCATCGAGCGGGCGCTCGCGCTGCGCGACGTGGAGGACACCGACGCCATGGTCGCCGCGGCCCGGGGGGCGCGCACCGCGGTGGTCGTCGGGGGCGGGTTCATCGGGCTGGAGGTCGCGGAGAACCTGCTGCACCGCGGGCTGGCCGTCACCCTCGTCGAGGCGACCGCCCAGGTCCTGGCGCCGCTCGACCCCGAGATGGTGGCGCCGGTGCACCGCGTGCTGCGCGAGGCCGGCATCGACCTGCGCCTGTCCACCTCGGTCACCGCGATCGGCGAGGACGCCGTGCAGCTGTCGACCGGCGATCACGTGCCCGCCGACGTCGTGGTCGCCGCGATCGGGGTGCGCCCCGAGACGACCCTCGCCGAGGCGGCCGGGCTGGAGCTGGGGGAGCGCGGCGGGATCCTCGTCGACGACCGGCTGCAGACCTCCGACCCGGCGATCTATGCCGCGGGCGACGCGGTCGAGAAGCGCGACGCCCTCGACGGGTCCGACGTGCTCGTCCCGCTCGCCAACACCGCCAACCTCCAGGGCCGCCGGATCGCGGACGTCATCGCCGGGCGGGAGGTCTCCGACCGACCGGTCCTCGGCACCGCCGTCGTCGGCGTGCTCGGCCTGCAGGTCGCCACCGTCGGCTGGAGCGAGAAGCGACTGCGCGCCGCCGGCCACGAGCCGCGGATCATCCACACCCACCCGCTCAACCACGCGGGCTACTACCCCGGCGCCACCGCCCTGGCCCTCAAGCTGCTCGTCGACCCGGAGACCGACGCGATCCTCGGCGCCCAGGCCGTCGGGCGCGAGGGCGCGGACAAGCGGATCGACGTCATCGCGACCGCCATGCGCGGCGGGCTGACCGCACGCGAGCTGGCCGAGCTGGAGCTGTCCTACGCACCGCAGTTCGGATCGGCCAAGGACCCGGTCAACATGCTCGGCTTCGTCGACGAGAACCTCGCGACCAGGCTGGAGGTCACCGTCCAGTGGCACGAGGTCGCCGCCGCGCAGGAGGCGGGCGAGGTCGTGCTGGACGTCCGCACGCCCGAGGAGTTCGCGCGCGGAGCGATCCCGGGGGCGGTCAACATCCCCGTGGACGAGCTGCGCTCGCGGGCGGACGACGTGCCCGAGGGCGACCTGATCGTGCACTGTGCCGTGGGGATCCGCGCCCACGTGGCCGCGCAGCTGCTCGGCCAGCAGGGTCGGCGGGTGCGCAACCTGGACGGCGGCTACACGACCTGGGCGGCCGCCACGGGTGCATGA
- a CDS encoding DUF3817 domain-containing protein, translated as MRLARPARLHSALARAEMVTWTLLLLGMALKHGAGLDRATQIGGGVHGFVFLAYALVTVLIAIDHRWGVRDLLVGLGSAVLPYATVPFERSAQRRGLVAGDWRLLHDAARGPLERLVGWALRHPVAAGVAAVVALAVVFSGLLVTGPPTRWFA; from the coding sequence GTGCGCCTCGCCCGCCCCGCTCGTCTCCACTCCGCCCTGGCTCGCGCCGAGATGGTCACCTGGACCCTGCTGCTCCTCGGTATGGCGCTGAAGCACGGCGCCGGGCTGGACCGGGCCACGCAGATCGGTGGCGGGGTGCACGGGTTCGTCTTCCTCGCCTATGCCCTGGTCACCGTGCTCATCGCCATCGACCACCGGTGGGGCGTAAGGGACCTGCTCGTGGGCCTGGGGTCGGCCGTGCTGCCCTACGCCACCGTGCCCTTCGAGCGGTCGGCGCAGCGGCGCGGCCTCGTGGCCGGGGACTGGCGCCTGCTGCACGACGCGGCGCGGGGCCCGCTGGAGCGGCTGGTGGGGTGGGCGTTGCGGCACCCGGTGGCCGCGGGCGTCGCCGCGGTGGTGGCGCTGGCGGTCGTGTTCTCCGGGCTCCTGGTCACCGGGCCGCCGACCCGGTGGTTCGCCTGA
- a CDS encoding M23 family metallopeptidase — protein MRRTSHAVAAVAAAVLAIPAAAPPAEAAPGPAAGAWRCPVTSTTWRGVQRFWTSDRRCFTSPWYAGAHPVMIGFGCNPSPWYRKAAACRWRGGIHHGVDVDMPVGTPIHAGSGGVALVGPRTMGSAYGRNRLILRAGRTDVVLGHLSRLAVRNGQVVRNGQLLGLSGMSGVERADGPDLHVEVRPAGTTYTRAVDPGRVLRLAAR, from the coding sequence ATGCGCCGCACCAGTCATGCCGTCGCGGCCGTCGCTGCCGCCGTCCTCGCCATACCCGCTGCTGCTCCTCCGGCCGAGGCCGCGCCCGGGCCCGCCGCCGGCGCCTGGCGCTGCCCGGTGACGAGCACGACCTGGCGCGGGGTGCAGCGCTTCTGGACGAGTGACCGGCGGTGCTTCACGAGCCCGTGGTATGCCGGAGCGCACCCGGTGATGATCGGTTTCGGCTGCAACCCGAGTCCGTGGTACCGCAAGGCCGCGGCCTGCCGTTGGCGCGGCGGCATCCACCACGGCGTGGACGTGGACATGCCGGTGGGGACACCGATCCATGCAGGCTCTGGTGGCGTCGCGCTCGTCGGCCCTCGCACGATGGGCAGCGCCTACGGGCGAAACCGCCTGATCCTGCGGGCGGGTCGCACCGACGTGGTGCTGGGCCACCTGTCCCGTCTCGCGGTCCGCAACGGGCAGGTCGTGCGCAACGGCCAGCTGCTCGGGTTGTCGGGCATGAGTGGCGTGGAGCGTGCTGACGGGCCGGACCTGCACGTCGAGGTGCGGCCCGCCGGGACGACATACACCCGGGCCGTCGACCCGGGCCGGGTGCTGCGCCTGGCTGCCCGCTGA
- a CDS encoding SDR family NAD(P)-dependent oxidoreductase translates to MPRRPLASAPAAPPAWLEGVVLVTGASSGIGAALAREAAPTASTIVLVARRRERLEALAAELATVDRAGRAPLVVDVRPADLSTPQGVHGLAEEVGAAHGHVDVLVNNAGFGDYGLLEEADPERIARLVAVNVTAPTLLTRELLPGMVAQGRGAILMVGSSAGQTPMPGAVVYCASKYFVNGLSEGLRAELAGTGVTVTQLAPGPVATEFDEVSGMDPLTNAAGFARISAEQCAREAWAGLQAGAPLVYPGAVLRASMRASTLLPQPALRPALARLGQQIRRDCGR, encoded by the coding sequence ATGCCTCGCCGCCCCCTCGCGTCCGCTCCCGCGGCGCCGCCCGCCTGGCTGGAGGGTGTCGTCCTGGTCACCGGCGCCTCGTCCGGCATCGGCGCCGCCCTGGCCCGCGAGGCCGCGCCCACCGCCTCGACGATCGTGCTCGTGGCCCGTCGCCGCGAGCGGCTGGAGGCGCTCGCGGCCGAGCTCGCGACCGTGGACCGGGCCGGTCGCGCGCCGCTCGTGGTCGACGTCCGGCCCGCCGACCTGTCCACCCCGCAGGGGGTGCACGGCCTGGCCGAGGAGGTGGGTGCCGCCCACGGCCACGTCGACGTGCTGGTCAACAACGCCGGGTTCGGCGACTACGGGCTGCTGGAGGAGGCCGACCCGGAGCGGATCGCCCGGCTGGTGGCCGTCAACGTCACCGCCCCCACCCTGCTGACCCGCGAGCTGCTGCCCGGCATGGTCGCCCAGGGGCGGGGGGCCATCCTCATGGTCGGGTCCAGCGCCGGCCAGACGCCGATGCCGGGCGCGGTGGTCTACTGCGCGAGCAAGTACTTCGTCAACGGGCTGTCCGAGGGCCTGCGGGCCGAGCTTGCCGGCACCGGGGTGACGGTGACGCAGCTGGCGCCGGGCCCGGTCGCGACCGAGTTCGACGAGGTGTCCGGGATGGACCCGCTCACGAATGCCGCGGGCTTCGCCCGGATCTCGGCCGAGCAGTGTGCCCGCGAGGCCTGGGCGGGGCTGCAGGCCGGCGCGCCTCTCGTCTATCCCGGCGCCGTGCTGCGGGCGTCGATGCGGGCCAGCACCCTGCTGCCGCAGCCCGCGCTGCGACCCGCCCTCGCCCGCCTGGGGCAGCAGATCCGTCGCGACTGCGGTCGCTGA
- a CDS encoding ankyrin repeat domain-containing protein: MTSLTDEELAFLHEVFEAARAGRVDLVVPLLDQGLTPNLTNAKGDTLLILAAYHKQRDMVRALLEHGADHARVNDMGQTALGCAVFRQEPQIVADLLAAGADPDAGGRSARSVAEFFRLEEMAALLPPAGGAAPTPEAAVPEDGRES; this comes from the coding sequence ATGACATCGCTGACCGACGAGGAGCTCGCCTTCCTCCACGAGGTCTTCGAGGCGGCGCGCGCGGGTCGCGTCGACCTCGTCGTGCCGCTGCTCGACCAAGGCCTGACCCCCAACCTCACCAACGCCAAGGGCGACACCCTGCTGATCCTCGCCGCCTATCACAAGCAGCGGGACATGGTGCGGGCCCTGCTCGAGCACGGCGCCGACCACGCCCGGGTCAACGACATGGGCCAGACGGCCCTCGGCTGCGCGGTGTTCCGCCAGGAGCCGCAGATCGTGGCGGACCTCCTGGCCGCGGGGGCGGACCCGGACGCCGGGGGACGGAGCGCCCGCAGCGTCGCCGAGTTCTTCCGGCTGGAGGAGATGGCCGCGCTGCTGCCTCCCGCCGGCGGCGCCGCCCCCACCCCCGAGGCCGCGGTTCCCGAGGACGGCCGCGAGAGCTGA
- a CDS encoding metallophosphoesterase family protein has product MRVLVLADTHSPRRWKALPEGLREPLAAADLVLHAGDVCEPSVLDTLAASAPVHVVLGNNDGADVAAWGATESLELELGGVPVAMIHDAGPRGGRAARMHRRFPQARLVVHGHSHIPLDEPEGPVHLFNPGSPTDRRRQPVGTYGLLELAGGRVVRSEIVPLPASRP; this is encoded by the coding sequence ATGCGCGTCCTGGTCCTCGCCGACACCCACTCGCCCCGTCGCTGGAAGGCCCTCCCGGAGGGCCTGCGGGAGCCGCTGGCGGCCGCCGACCTGGTGCTGCACGCCGGCGACGTGTGCGAGCCGTCCGTGCTGGACACGCTCGCGGCATCCGCCCCGGTCCACGTGGTGCTGGGCAACAACGACGGCGCGGACGTCGCAGCCTGGGGCGCGACCGAGTCGCTCGAGCTCGAGCTCGGTGGTGTGCCGGTCGCGATGATCCACGACGCCGGGCCGCGGGGCGGGCGAGCGGCACGCATGCACAGGCGCTTTCCCCAGGCGCGGCTGGTGGTCCACGGCCACTCGCACATCCCGTTGGATGAGCCCGAGGGCCCGGTGCACCTGTTCAACCCCGGCTCCCCCACCGACCGCCGCCGCCAGCCGGTGGGGACCTATGGGCTGCTGGAGCTGGCCGGTGGGCGGGTCGTCCGCAGCGAGATCGTGCCGCTGCCCGCGAGCCGGCCCTGA
- a CDS encoding pentapeptide repeat-containing protein, giving the protein MADPDELRADCGRCAGLCCTALPFARSSDFPVDKPPAVPCRHLGADHSCGVHDRLRAEGWRGCTVFECFGAGQQVVQVTYAGRTWADSPDLAPEMFAAFEVMRLVHEVRWYARDLVERHAEELPPELLAEVTVLAERAGRLAAAPAPELTPEAARSLQGQAGPLLVRASAALRSGVTARGGRARGRGGRRISAYADLAGVDLHGADLTRAVLRGALLIGADLTGATLDRTDLLGADLRDCRLGAVEAADRDRSRRRRSRSHRRASRPKVPTAIHIRATTTPPIAA; this is encoded by the coding sequence ATGGCAGATCCGGACGAGCTGCGCGCGGACTGCGGCCGTTGCGCCGGGTTGTGCTGCACCGCACTGCCGTTCGCCCGGTCGAGCGACTTCCCGGTCGACAAGCCGCCCGCGGTGCCCTGCCGTCACCTGGGCGCCGACCACTCCTGCGGGGTCCACGACCGGCTGCGAGCGGAGGGTTGGCGTGGGTGCACGGTGTTCGAGTGCTTCGGGGCGGGTCAGCAGGTGGTCCAGGTGACGTATGCCGGGAGGACCTGGGCGGACTCCCCCGACCTGGCGCCGGAGATGTTCGCGGCCTTCGAGGTGATGCGGCTGGTGCACGAGGTGCGTTGGTATGCCCGGGATCTCGTCGAGCGGCACGCCGAGGAGCTGCCGCCGGAGCTCCTCGCGGAGGTGACGGTGCTGGCGGAGCGGGCGGGTCGTCTGGCCGCCGCCCCGGCCCCGGAGCTGACGCCCGAGGCCGCGAGGTCCCTGCAGGGACAGGCCGGTCCGCTGCTGGTGCGGGCGAGCGCGGCGCTGCGGTCGGGGGTCACGGCACGGGGCGGTCGGGCGAGAGGGCGTGGGGGACGCAGGATCTCGGCATACGCCGATCTCGCCGGAGTCGACCTGCACGGAGCCGACCTGACCAGGGCGGTCCTGCGCGGAGCCCTGCTGATCGGGGCCGACCTGACCGGCGCGACCCTGGACCGCACCGACCTGCTCGGCGCCGACCTGCGCGACTGCCGTCTGGGGGCGGTGGAGGCCGCGGACCGGGACCGCTCGCGGCGGCGCAGGTCGCGCTCGCACCGGCGCGCGTCCCGACCGAAGGTGCCCACGGCCATCCACATCAGGGCGACGACGACCCCGCCGATCGCGGCGTAG
- a CDS encoding DUF2087 domain-containing protein has translation MTDDRDFKDLVRARMRETGQRYTAARADLLAAAPAGPSAADTASTPDGEQIRQPDPVHDAARLDHERVVARFLDADGRLRFFPARRKARTHVLLQLVRLFEPGEEYAEKEVDARLVAVHDDFAFWRRELVDYGYLHRSAGRYRLAAEVPERAAFLRDEIPAWEAVWLPGYLAGRG, from the coding sequence ATGACCGACGATCGTGACTTCAAGGACCTGGTGCGGGCGCGGATGCGCGAGACCGGGCAGCGTTACACCGCAGCGCGCGCAGACCTGCTGGCTGCCGCCCCGGCCGGTCCGAGCGCCGCCGACACCGCAAGCACCCCCGACGGCGAGCAGATCCGCCAGCCCGACCCGGTCCACGACGCCGCGCGCCTGGATCACGAGCGCGTCGTCGCGCGCTTCCTCGACGCGGACGGGCGGCTGCGCTTCTTCCCCGCGCGACGCAAGGCACGCACCCACGTGCTGCTGCAGCTGGTGCGCCTCTTCGAGCCCGGCGAGGAATATGCCGAGAAGGAGGTCGACGCCCGCCTCGTCGCGGTGCACGACGACTTCGCGTTCTGGCGACGCGAGCTCGTGGACTACGGCTACCTGCACCGCAGCGCGGGCCGGTACCGGCTCGCGGCCGAGGTGCCGGAGCGGGCGGCCTTCCTGCGCGACGAGATCCCCGCCTGGGAGGCGGTCTGGCTGCCGGGCTACCTCGCCGGCCGCGGCTGA
- a CDS encoding TSUP family transporter, with protein sequence MTLSTFLLLVVAGMGAGVVGFLTGMASLVSFPAMLAAGLSPVAANVSQTIGLVGIGAGAAARSTSTLLEGGRRDLLPQLGLSALGGLLGGGLLLAGGQGSFEAVVPWLVLVASVLVLLSPRLRAAQGGRTAPRWVYLAGVLGMSTYGGYFGAGAGTIYLAVALLTSTETFARSMILKSVLLAVTNLVASVLFALSGVVHWWAAVALGLGCVAGGHLGAALQDHVPERTVRRAVAVAGIGLAWWLAHR encoded by the coding sequence ATGACGCTGTCGACCTTCCTGCTGCTGGTCGTGGCCGGCATGGGGGCAGGGGTGGTCGGCTTCCTCACGGGCATGGCCTCGCTGGTGTCCTTCCCGGCGATGCTCGCGGCCGGCCTGTCCCCCGTCGCCGCCAACGTCAGCCAGACCATCGGCCTGGTCGGCATCGGGGCGGGCGCGGCGGCCCGGTCGACGTCCACGCTGCTGGAGGGCGGGCGACGGGACCTCCTGCCGCAGCTGGGTCTGTCGGCGCTGGGCGGCCTCCTCGGTGGTGGTCTGCTGCTCGCCGGGGGCCAGGGATCCTTCGAGGCGGTGGTGCCCTGGCTGGTGCTGGTCGCCTCGGTGCTGGTGCTGCTGTCGCCGCGGCTGCGGGCGGCGCAGGGCGGGCGGACGGCCCCGCGCTGGGTCTATCTCGCGGGCGTCCTGGGGATGAGTACGTACGGCGGATACTTCGGCGCGGGCGCGGGAACCATCTATCTGGCCGTGGCGCTCCTGACGTCGACGGAGACCTTCGCCCGCTCGATGATCCTCAAGTCGGTGCTGCTGGCGGTCACCAACCTCGTGGCATCGGTGCTGTTCGCCCTGTCCGGGGTCGTGCACTGGTGGGCGGCCGTGGCACTCGGCCTCGGGTGCGTGGCGGGCGGGCACCTGGGCGCCGCGCTCCAGGACCACGTGCCGGAGCGGACCGTCCGCCGAGCGGTCGCTGTGGCCGGCATCGGGCTCGCCTGGTGGCTGGCGCACCGCTGA